The following are encoded together in the uncultured Methanobrevibacter sp. genome:
- a CDS encoding type I restriction-modification system subunit M: MNESKFIELIFDTINEFQGKLSIGEYKIIILNLIFLKYVSDEFEIKNQELLDEGMGFEDDIDEYTSENIFYMPLKARWEFISKKTYSEENGYTIDNAMKLIEDANPQLKGIFSKNFGNPEIDKKHLGELIDLFNNISFNDYSPNERFWSNIYETCLYRFFQAEGKKSSESYTPIGIIKVLVNILKPNAGRVYDPCCGTGGMFIQLDKFLENQNIPIQNFSFYGQEINNDRWKLSKLNTIIHKLDVDIGSYSSDTLRTDIHPLIKADYILANPKFNMDKWGFEELQDSPMWKYGIPPKGNANFAWIQYMIYHLSPKGKIGLVLANGSLSSKGKIRQAIIEDDLVECIVALPTQLFYAGGIPVSLWFLNKAKKQKGKTLFIDASKMGTMVSRKLRELTDEDIELIADTFTKFEEGTLDDEKGFCKVSDLEEIKKHEFILTPGRYVGFKPEKDDGIPFKEKMNKLTTELYDLMDESEAQNKKIKKILNEIEFK; this comes from the coding sequence ATGAATGAATCCAAATTTATCGAATTAATTTTTGACACAATAAATGAATTTCAAGGAAAATTAAGTATTGGTGAATATAAAATAATTATATTAAACTTAATTTTTTTAAAATATGTTTCTGATGAATTTGAAATCAAAAATCAAGAACTTCTCGATGAAGGGATGGGATTTGAAGATGATATTGATGAATATACCTCTGAAAATATATTTTATATGCCTCTCAAAGCTCGTTGGGAATTTATTTCTAAAAAAACATATTCTGAAGAGAATGGTTACACTATTGATAATGCAATGAAATTAATTGAAGATGCCAATCCGCAATTAAAAGGTATTTTTTCAAAAAACTTTGGAAATCCCGAAATAGATAAAAAACATCTAGGAGAACTAATTGATTTATTTAATAATATCTCATTCAATGATTACTCCCCAAATGAAAGATTTTGGAGTAACATTTATGAAACATGTCTTTATAGATTCTTCCAAGCTGAAGGTAAAAAATCAAGCGAATCATACACTCCTATTGGTATAATTAAAGTATTAGTCAATATACTTAAACCAAATGCCGGTCGAGTTTATGACCCTTGTTGTGGTACTGGAGGAATGTTTATACAACTTGATAAATTCCTTGAAAATCAAAATATTCCTATTCAAAATTTCTCTTTTTACGGTCAAGAAATAAATAATGATCGATGGAAATTATCTAAATTAAATACCATTATCCATAAGCTTGATGTTGATATAGGAAGTTATTCGAGTGATACCTTAAGGACTGATATACATCCTTTAATAAAAGCAGATTATATTTTAGCAAATCCAAAATTTAACATGGACAAATGGGGTTTTGAAGAACTGCAAGATAGTCCGATGTGGAAATATGGAATCCCCCCAAAAGGAAATGCAAACTTCGCATGGATACAATATATGATTTATCATTTGTCACCAAAAGGAAAAATTGGATTAGTTCTAGCTAATGGTTCACTATCCTCAAAAGGAAAAATTAGGCAAGCTATTATTGAAGATGATTTAGTCGAATGTATTGTAGCATTACCTACACAATTATTCTATGCTGGAGGAATACCTGTTTCTCTATGGTTTTTAAATAAAGCTAAAAAACAAAAAGGTAAGACTTTATTTATTGATGCTAGTAAAATGGGAACTATGGTTTCCCGTAAATTACGTGAACTAACTGATGAGGATATAGAATTAATTGCTGATACTTTCACCAAATTTGAAGAAGGAACACTCGATGATGAAAAAGGATTCTGCAAAGTCAGTGATCTAGAAGAAATTAAAAAACACGAATTCATATTAACCCCTGGAAGATATGTAGGATTTAAACCAGAAAAAGATGATGGCATACCATTCAAAGAAAAAATGAATAAACTAACTACTGAGCTTTATGACTTAATGGACGAGTCTGAAGCACAAAATAAAAAAATAAAGAAGATTTTAAATGAAATTGAATTTAAATAA
- a CDS encoding restriction endonuclease subunit S has protein sequence MSLVYLDELCDSISETYDKNTENIVLINTSDVFNGKVLNHEFVPNKDIKGQFKKLFQKGDILYSEIRPANKHYAFVDFESKDYVASTKLMVLRPKKEKIRSKYLYYILKNKDIVNFLQGLAESRSGTFPQITFSELSTIDIDLPSLENQDIIVEIIDTIESKIENLEKINKNLHLLSKNIFKYYMEDFCPFLENGMQNSELGNIPIDWKVHDFNSIADIFNGYSYKGNELQPSNSAMATIKNFNRDGSFRSDGFKEIVYSEKIKEQHFVNENDVLVSCTDVTQDADIIGNCVLLLDKRGYNEVIMSMDLVKVESKIPEINNFLLAAILKSYRFKMHILGYVNGTTVLHLDKKGIKKFRLALPSDLSILKDLSNIMEQIYNQISINMKEINNLTKLRDTLLPKLMSGEIDVSKINCDMPPKTQENCINNFTSLQQNKLVEVII, from the coding sequence TTGAGTTTAGTTTATTTAGATGAATTATGTGATTCCATATCTGAAACTTATGATAAAAATACTGAGAATATTGTATTAATTAATACGTCTGATGTTTTTAACGGTAAAGTTTTAAATCATGAATTTGTTCCAAATAAAGATATTAAAGGACAATTTAAAAAGTTATTTCAAAAAGGAGACATTTTATATTCAGAAATTAGACCTGCTAATAAACATTATGCTTTTGTCGATTTTGAATCAAAAGATTATGTTGCATCTACAAAACTAATGGTATTACGTCCTAAAAAAGAAAAAATAAGATCAAAATATTTATATTATATTTTAAAGAATAAAGATATTGTTAATTTTTTACAAGGTTTGGCCGAATCAAGATCAGGAACATTTCCACAAATAACTTTCTCTGAATTATCAACAATTGATATTGATTTACCATCTCTTGAAAATCAAGATATTATTGTAGAAATTATAGATACTATTGAATCAAAGATTGAAAATTTAGAAAAGATAAATAAAAATTTACATTTATTATCAAAAAATATTTTTAAATATTACATGGAAGATTTCTGCCCTTTTTTAGAAAATGGGATGCAAAATTCTGAATTAGGCAATATACCAATAGATTGGAAAGTTCATGATTTTAATTCAATAGCAGATATTTTTAATGGATATTCCTATAAAGGGAATGAATTACAGCCTTCAAATTCTGCTATGGCAACTATTAAAAATTTTAATCGTGATGGTAGTTTTAGAAGTGATGGATTTAAAGAGATTGTTTATTCAGAAAAAATTAAAGAACAACATTTTGTTAATGAAAATGATGTTTTAGTGTCTTGTACTGACGTTACTCAAGATGCAGACATTATTGGTAATTGTGTTTTATTATTGGATAAACGGGGCTACAATGAAGTAATTATGTCTATGGATTTAGTGAAAGTTGAATCTAAAATTCCTGAGATTAATAATTTTTTATTAGCGGCTATTTTAAAAAGTTATAGATTTAAAATGCATATTTTAGGTTATGTAAATGGCACTACTGTTCTTCATTTGGATAAAAAAGGAATTAAAAAATTTAGATTAGCATTACCTTCTGATTTATCTATTTTAAAAGATCTTAGCAACATCATGGAACAAATATATAATCAAATTTCAATTAATATGAAAGAGATTAATAATTTAACAAAATTACGTGACACTTTACTTCCAAAGTTAATGTCCGGTGAGATTGATGTCTCGAAGATAAATTGTGACATGCCTCCCAAGACACAAGAGAATTGTATTAATAATTTTACATCGCTACAACAAAATAAATTAGTAGAGGTGATAATATGA
- the xerA gene encoding site-specific tyrosine recombinase/integron integrase, whose protein sequence is MKTKIISKIQNQMKPYLNQGQYIKLTNSLLNSLQDIDIIDNNNELSEIDNFKLLKLFLSAKQVEGCSKKTIKYYQTTIEKMLITIKKQVYNINTDDLRKYLFEHKNERHSSKTTIDNIRRIFSSFFSWLEDEDYIIKNPVRRIHRVKTGRVVKEVLTDENLEVLRDNCEEIRDLAMVELLTSTGIRVGELVRLNIEDIDFYERECVVFGKGESERIVYFDARTKIHLLEYLQSRIDENPALFVSLNSPYDRLGISGVETRLRELGNKCNINKVHPHKFRRTMATNAIDKGMPIEQVQKLLGHVQIDTTMQYAMVNQSNVKLAHRKFIG, encoded by the coding sequence ATGAAAACTAAAATTATTTCAAAAATCCAAAATCAAATGAAACCTTACTTAAATCAAGGACAATACATCAAATTAACCAATTCATTATTAAATTCACTTCAAGACATAGATATAATTGATAACAATAATGAATTAAGTGAAATAGATAATTTTAAACTACTAAAACTTTTTTTATCCGCTAAACAAGTCGAAGGCTGCTCTAAAAAAACAATAAAATATTACCAAACCACAATTGAAAAAATGTTAATAACCATTAAAAAACAAGTTTATAACATTAATACTGATGATTTAAGAAAATACCTTTTCGAACACAAAAATGAAAGACATTCTTCAAAAACAACAATAGACAATATAAGAAGAATTTTTTCAAGTTTCTTTTCATGGTTAGAAGATGAAGATTATATCATAAAAAATCCAGTTAGACGAATTCATAGAGTAAAAACTGGAAGAGTTGTAAAAGAAGTATTAACTGATGAAAATTTAGAAGTTTTAAGAGACAATTGTGAAGAAATAAGAGATCTTGCAATGGTTGAACTTCTAACTTCAACAGGAATAAGAGTTGGGGAATTAGTACGATTAAATATAGAAGACATTGATTTTTATGAACGAGAATGTGTTGTATTTGGAAAAGGAGAAAGTGAACGAATTGTATATTTTGATGCAAGAACAAAAATACATTTACTCGAATACTTACAATCAAGAATTGATGAAAATCCAGCATTATTTGTTTCATTAAACAGCCCATATGACCGATTAGGAATTAGTGGAGTAGAAACAAGATTAAGAGAACTTGGAAATAAATGCAACATTAACAAAGTGCACCCCCACAAATTTAGAAGAACAATGGCAACAAATGCAATTGATAAAGGAATGCCAATAGAACAAGTACAAAAATTATTAGGCCATGTTCAAATTGATACCACCATGCAATATGCAATGGTTAATCAGAGCAATGTAAAATTAGCCCATAGGAAATTTATTGGATAA
- a CDS encoding restriction endonuclease subunit S: protein MSLEWNDVVLKDVLSEKGYIRGPFGSALKRAEMKSEGIPVYEQQNAIYDNRIFRYFIDEEKYQSLKRFTTYPDDLIISCSGTVGKVSIIKHDDPKGIISQALLTLRVNKDLILPEFLKYFFSSYEGYNSLVSRSTGSVQVNISKRAVIEEIPLKLPPLDVQQKIVYYLSLIDKKIGINEKINKNLQELAKSIYRYHFIDFEPYSQGNFISTTLGEIPENWSVQLIEEFVDDMKNGGTPKRGEPDYWDNGTIPWLKTGEINNNIIIKSEEHITELGLKNSSAKLLPINSIIMALYGKGTAARIGLLKHEATTNQACCAMICNDFNKTLFLYLFLLFNQKEIENLASGSVQQNLSKDIIANLELVVPPIEIIEKLPFKEIYDKISNNYFEIEYLTNLRDTLLPKLMSGEIDVSKINCDLE, encoded by the coding sequence TTGAGTTTAGAATGGAATGATGTTGTTCTTAAGGATGTTTTATCAGAGAAAGGATACATTAGAGGACCGTTTGGGTCTGCATTAAAAAGAGCTGAAATGAAATCTGAGGGTATTCCTGTTTATGAACAACAAAATGCAATATATGATAATAGAATTTTTAGGTATTTTATTGATGAAGAAAAATATCAATCATTAAAACGTTTTACAACTTATCCTGATGATTTAATTATTAGTTGTTCAGGTACGGTGGGTAAAGTTTCAATAATTAAACATGATGACCCAAAGGGAATTATTAGCCAAGCTTTATTAACTTTAAGAGTAAATAAGGATTTAATTCTTCCAGAATTTTTAAAGTATTTTTTTAGTTCTTATGAAGGTTATAATTCATTAGTTTCACGTTCTACTGGTTCTGTCCAAGTTAATATTTCAAAAAGAGCAGTAATTGAAGAAATACCTTTAAAATTACCTCCATTAGATGTTCAACAAAAAATAGTATATTATTTGAGTTTGATTGATAAAAAAATTGGAATCAATGAGAAAATAAATAAAAATTTACAAGAGTTAGCTAAATCAATTTATAGATATCATTTCATTGATTTTGAACCTTATTCCCAAGGCAATTTTATATCAACTACTCTTGGTGAAATACCTGAAAATTGGTCTGTTCAATTAATTGAAGAATTTGTAGATGATATGAAGAATGGAGGTACTCCAAAACGTGGAGAACCAGATTATTGGGATAATGGTACTATTCCATGGTTAAAAACTGGTGAAATTAACAATAATATTATAATTAAAAGTGAAGAACATATTACTGAATTAGGATTAAAAAATAGTTCAGCAAAATTATTGCCAATTAACAGTATTATTATGGCGTTATATGGAAAAGGAACTGCTGCACGTATTGGTTTGCTTAAACATGAAGCGACAACTAACCAAGCATGCTGTGCAATGATTTGTAATGATTTTAATAAGACTTTGTTTTTATATTTATTTTTATTATTTAATCAAAAAGAAATTGAAAACTTAGCTAGTGGATCAGTACAGCAGAATTTAAGTAAAGATATCATCGCTAATTTAGAATTAGTTGTGCCTCCAATTGAAATAATTGAAAAATTACCATTTAAAGAAATTTATGATAAAATATCTAATAATTATTTTGAAATTGAATATTTAACTAATTTAAGGGATACTTTACTTCCTAAATTAATGTCTGGTGAAATTGATGTCTCAAAGATAAATTGTGATTTAGAATAA
- a CDS encoding class I SAM-dependent DNA methyltransferase yields the protein MAKENTSEIGFEKQIWDAADELRGSMDAAEYKHVVLGLIFLKYLSDKFEERYQELVDEGAGFEEDIDEYTSENIFFVPPEARWDKIAEKANTAENGVTIDNAMKAIEDKNKSLKGILPKNFSRPELDKKKLGAVIDIFTNVQMSDKGDKKDILGRTYEYCLSMFAETEGKKAGEFYTPACVVKTLVSVLKPYDGRVYDPCCGSGGMFVQSKHFIENHSGNIKKISIYGQESNPTTWKMAKMNLAIRGLEADLGEHQEDTFMNDLHPTLKADFVMANPPFNLKKWGQEQLQDDVRWKYGIPPKGNANFAWMQHMIHHLSPKGKIGLVLANGSLSSTTSGEGKIRQAIVEDDLVECIVALPTQLFYTTGIPVCLWFLNRDKKQKGKTLFIDAREMGTMVSRKLRELTDEDIDLIADTFTKFEEGTLEDEKGFCKVSDLDEIKKHDFILTPGRYVGFKPEEDDGIPFEEKMKTLTSELDGLFKESNELEAKIRQSLKEIGFEF from the coding sequence ATGGCAAAAGAAAATACGTCAGAAATAGGTTTTGAAAAGCAAATATGGGACGCAGCTGATGAACTGAGAGGTTCAATGGATGCGGCAGAATACAAACATGTAGTACTGGGATTAATCTTTTTAAAATATCTCTCAGATAAATTTGAAGAAAGATATCAGGAACTGGTAGATGAAGGTGCAGGATTTGAAGAAGATATTGATGAATACACATCAGAAAACATATTTTTTGTTCCTCCTGAAGCTCGTTGGGATAAAATTGCTGAGAAGGCAAACACTGCAGAAAATGGTGTGACAATTGATAATGCAATGAAAGCCATTGAAGATAAAAACAAATCCCTTAAGGGGATTCTACCTAAAAACTTCTCACGGCCGGAACTTGATAAAAAGAAACTTGGTGCAGTAATTGATATCTTTACAAATGTCCAGATGTCTGATAAAGGGGATAAAAAAGATATTCTTGGACGTACTTATGAATACTGCTTAAGTATGTTTGCAGAAACTGAAGGTAAAAAGGCAGGTGAGTTCTATACTCCTGCATGTGTTGTAAAAACACTTGTTTCAGTTTTAAAACCTTATGATGGGCGTGTATACGACCCGTGCTGCGGTTCAGGGGGAATGTTTGTCCAGTCCAAGCATTTCATAGAAAACCACAGCGGTAACATAAAAAAAATATCAATTTATGGTCAGGAATCAAACCCTACCACATGGAAAATGGCTAAAATGAACTTAGCTATTCGTGGACTTGAAGCAGACCTTGGAGAACATCAGGAAGATACTTTTATGAATGACTTGCATCCGACATTAAAGGCTGATTTTGTAATGGCAAATCCTCCGTTCAACCTTAAAAAATGGGGTCAGGAACAGCTGCAGGATGATGTGAGGTGGAAATATGGTATTCCTCCAAAAGGAAATGCAAACTTCGCATGGATGCAGCATATGATACATCATTTATCACCAAAAGGAAAAATAGGGCTTGTATTGGCTAACGGGTCACTGTCTTCCACCACTTCTGGTGAGGGGAAAATAAGACAAGCTATTGTTGAAGATGATTTGGTGGAATGTATTGTAGCATTGCCAACACAACTGTTCTATACTACTGGAATACCAGTTTGTCTGTGGTTTTTAAATCGTGACAAGAAACAGAAAGGTAAAACTCTCTTTATCGATGCACGTGAAATGGGAACAATGGTTTCAAGAAAACTTCGTGAGCTGACTGATGAGGATATTGATTTAATTGCTGATACTTTCACTAAATTTGAAGAAGGAACACTTGAAGACGAAAAAGGATTCTGTAAAGTAAGTGATTTGGATGAAATTAAAAAACATGACTTCATATTGACTCCTGGACGTTATGTAGGATTTAAACCTGAAGAAGATGATGGGATTCCATTTGAAGAGAAGATGAAAACATTGACTAGTGAACTTGATGGATTATTTAAAGAATCTAATGAGCTTGAAGCTAAGATTCGTCAAAGTTTAAAGGAGATTGGTTTCGAATTCTAG
- a CDS encoding type I restriction endonuclease subunit R, giving the protein MIKISIYNEEAYEKSIMELFQSLGYSNYYGPDIDREHKNPLFVHDLDNLYSINKSLDREAVDKAIENIQDLGIGSLEEINNKFMGYLQNGINVSYWRDGKEESTHVKLIDYDNIDSNLFTVINQWTVVDKETKIPDVVVFVNGLPLVVCELKSPSRDDTDTSEAYTQLKKYMQVIPVLFNYNAFCVMSDLSISKAGTITANEDRFMEWKTTDGSYESTQWADFTTFFEGIFEKNRFLDILKNFITFSNDSANKVKILGAYHQYFAVNKAVESTVKAIESDHKAGVFWHTQGSGKSLSMVFYVNKLQQRLESPTFVVITDRNDLDDQLFAQFTKCGDFLRQTPKQATSMKNLKDLLKDRQANGIFFTTMQKFDDYDESLTDRDDVIVISDEAHRSQYGLEETVNPETGEIKIGAARRIRNALPNATYIGFTGTPISRSDKSTREVFGNYIDIYDMTQSVEDGATVPISYESRIAEIKLDETILQKIDDKYWELRQQAEEYNIERSKRELSKMESLLGAPEIIDDICTDIVHHYEDNRAIELTGKAMIVAYSRSIAIKMYEKILELRPDWDEKVKVVMSGSNKDPEEWHEIIGDKSYKKELEKKFKDDEDPMKIAIVVDMWLTGFDVPSLATMYVYKPMKGHNLMQAIARVNRVFKDKKGGLIVDYIGIASELKKAMSEYTERDNKNYGDMDVDNIAYPKFQEKLEVCRDRFHGFDYSKFFGDSNLERSKVITGGVNFMEDLSHKDNKDSFLKEALLLKKWLSLCRSRAKEKERFEAAFFEAVRTVLVKVSSKEKLSLSEINKQITELLNQSIKSTGVINVINVSDEVSLFDPEFLDKVRAMESSNMTISLLEKLLNDQVKGYKRTNIVKSEEFSDLLKQTMNSYINGHITNDEVIEELIKIAKLLRDAHLEGEKLGLSEEELAFYNAIALPQNIHDFYDDETLIKITQELTDSLRRNRTIDWQKKESARANMRRTVKRLLKKYDYPPKEMAGALEKVIAQCELWVDESA; this is encoded by the coding sequence TTGATTAAAATTTCAATCTATAATGAAGAAGCATATGAAAAATCCATAATGGAGCTGTTCCAATCATTGGGTTACAGTAATTATTATGGTCCTGACATAGATAGAGAACACAAAAATCCTCTTTTTGTTCATGATCTGGATAATTTATACAGTATCAACAAATCCTTAGATCGTGAAGCTGTGGATAAAGCTATTGAAAACATCCAGGATTTGGGTATTGGGTCACTGGAAGAGATTAACAACAAGTTTATGGGATATCTTCAAAATGGTATTAACGTAAGCTATTGGCGTGACGGAAAAGAGGAGTCCACTCACGTTAAACTGATTGATTATGACAATATCGACTCAAATTTGTTTACGGTTATCAATCAGTGGACTGTTGTTGATAAGGAAACCAAAATACCTGATGTTGTTGTGTTTGTAAACGGTTTGCCGTTGGTTGTTTGTGAGCTGAAATCTCCTTCAAGAGATGATACTGATACTTCTGAAGCATATACTCAGCTTAAAAAATATATGCAGGTTATTCCTGTTCTATTTAATTACAATGCCTTTTGTGTTATGAGTGATTTGTCAATATCAAAGGCAGGAACAATCACTGCAAATGAAGACAGATTCATGGAATGGAAAACAACTGATGGAAGTTATGAGTCAACACAATGGGCTGATTTTACAACATTTTTTGAAGGAATATTTGAGAAAAACAGATTCTTGGATATCTTAAAGAATTTTATAACATTTTCCAACGATTCAGCTAATAAAGTAAAGATTTTAGGGGCGTATCACCAATACTTTGCGGTAAACAAGGCTGTTGAGTCTACCGTTAAAGCTATTGAAAGTGACCACAAGGCGGGAGTATTTTGGCACACTCAGGGTAGTGGAAAAAGCCTGTCAATGGTATTTTATGTAAACAAGCTCCAGCAAAGACTTGAAAGTCCAACTTTTGTTGTAATAACGGATAGGAACGATTTGGATGATCAGTTATTTGCACAATTTACAAAATGCGGTGACTTTTTAAGACAAACTCCAAAACAGGCCACAAGCATGAAAAATCTAAAGGATTTGCTTAAGGACAGGCAGGCTAATGGAATATTTTTCACAACAATGCAGAAATTCGATGATTATGATGAATCTCTAACAGATAGGGATGATGTTATTGTAATATCCGATGAAGCGCACCGCAGCCAGTATGGTCTTGAAGAGACAGTAAATCCAGAAACAGGTGAAATCAAGATTGGTGCTGCAAGAAGAATACGTAATGCACTTCCAAATGCAACTTATATTGGATTTACAGGAACGCCAATTTCAAGGTCAGATAAAAGCACACGTGAAGTTTTCGGAAACTACATTGACATTTACGACATGACACAGTCAGTAGAAGACGGTGCAACAGTACCTATAAGCTATGAAAGCCGTATTGCTGAGATAAAACTTGATGAGACAATTTTGCAAAAAATCGATGATAAATACTGGGAGTTAAGACAGCAGGCTGAAGAATACAATATCGAGAGAAGCAAACGTGAGCTAAGTAAAATGGAATCATTGCTTGGCGCACCGGAAATCATTGATGATATTTGTACAGACATTGTGCATCATTATGAAGACAACAGGGCTATAGAATTGACAGGTAAAGCAATGATTGTAGCATATTCTAGGTCAATTGCCATTAAAATGTATGAAAAAATACTGGAACTCAGACCAGATTGGGATGAAAAGGTAAAAGTGGTCATGAGCGGTTCCAATAAGGATCCTGAAGAATGGCATGAAATCATTGGGGATAAATCCTATAAAAAGGAACTTGAAAAGAAATTCAAGGATGATGAAGACCCTATGAAAATAGCTATTGTAGTTGACATGTGGCTTACAGGATTTGACGTGCCTTCACTTGCAACAATGTATGTCTACAAACCTATGAAAGGACACAATTTAATGCAGGCAATTGCTCGTGTAAACCGGGTATTTAAGGATAAAAAAGGTGGACTCATTGTTGATTATATCGGAATTGCATCAGAGCTTAAAAAAGCAATGAGTGAATATACAGAAAGGGACAATAAAAATTACGGAGATATGGACGTTGACAATATAGCATATCCGAAATTTCAGGAAAAGCTTGAAGTCTGTCGTGATAGATTCCATGGATTTGATTACTCCAAATTCTTCGGTGACAGTAATCTGGAAAGATCAAAAGTCATCACTGGTGGTGTAAACTTCATGGAAGATTTATCTCACAAAGATAATAAGGATTCGTTTTTAAAAGAAGCATTGCTTTTAAAGAAATGGCTGTCACTCTGCAGAAGCAGAGCTAAGGAAAAAGAAAGATTTGAAGCCGCATTTTTTGAAGCGGTAAGGACAGTGCTTGTTAAAGTTTCTTCAAAAGAAAAATTATCTTTATCTGAAATCAACAAACAGATTACAGAACTGCTCAACCAGTCAATAAAAAGCACTGGAGTAATTAATGTCATCAACGTCAGTGATGAAGTTTCTCTTTTTGATCCTGAATTTTTAGATAAAGTGAGGGCAATGGAGTCATCAAACATGACAATTTCTCTTTTAGAAAAACTGCTCAATGACCAGGTAAAAGGATATAAAAGAACCAATATCGTAAAATCAGAGGAATTTTCAGACTTGCTGAAACAGACTATGAACAGTTACATTAACGGCCACATTACAAACGATGAGGTTATAGAAGAGTTAATCAAAATTGCGAAATTACTGCGTGATGCTCACTTGGAAGGAGAAAAATTAGGCCTTAGTGAAGAGGAACTGGCATTTTACAATGCGATTGCTCTTCCTCAGAATATCCACGACTTCTACGATGATGAAACTTTAATTAAAATTACGCAGGAGCTTACAGATTCGTTAAGAAGAAACAGAACAATAGACTGGCAGAAAAAAGAATCAGCAAGAGCAAACATGAGAAGAACTGTAAAAAGACTGCTTAAAAAATATGATTATCCTCCAAAAGAAATGGCGGGAGCACTTGAAAAAGTTATCGCACAATGCGAATTATGGGTAGATGAATCAGCATAG
- a CDS encoding Ig-like domain-containing protein: protein MEKNKIIIAILIIVVVILAAAMLVMSMPLMNAQNDSKIAITSNKTLYEGDNLTVKLTDLNNAAISAGVKITVTDDSGNVVLEDSLKTDSDGNASMPLNLDAGNYTVNATFSGNENFTANSTTQKLVIEKEAVQETASSQSSQSSSSSSGGSGLHYDPEVNVYYNDEGVIVDPDGQHGQGVGSSYADVRDARDRWERGEPVMV from the coding sequence ATGGAAAAAAATAAGATTATTATTGCTATTCTGATTATTGTGGTAGTTATTCTTGCTGCGGCAATGCTTGTGATGTCAATGCCGTTAATGAATGCTCAAAATGATTCAAAAATAGCTATTACAAGCAACAAGACTTTGTATGAAGGGGATAATCTCACGGTTAAGCTGACTGATTTAAACAATGCTGCAATAAGTGCAGGAGTTAAGATTACAGTAACTGATGACAGCGGCAATGTTGTATTGGAGGATTCCTTAAAAACAGATTCCGATGGTAATGCCAGCATGCCCTTGAATCTGGATGCGGGCAATTACACTGTAAATGCAACATTTTCAGGAAATGAGAATTTCACGGCTAACAGTACAACTCAAAAACTTGTAATTGAAAAAGAAGCTGTTCAGGAGACCGCTTCATCCCAGTCCAGCCAGTCTTCATCCTCATCATCAGGTGGCAGCGGACTTCATTATGATCCGGAAGTCAATGTTTATTATAATGATGAAGGAGTCATTGTTGATCCGGACGGACAGCACGGTCAGGGTGTTGGAAGCAGTTATGCCGATGTGCGTGATGCAAGAGACAGATGGGAACGTGGCGAACCGGTAATGGTATAA